In Drosophila miranda strain MSH22 chromosome XR, D.miranda_PacBio2.1, whole genome shotgun sequence, the genomic window agtattgtAGTGGCGCCTGTCCAACCAAAAATATCGGATAACCGTCCCACGGTTTCCCCTTTCCTTAGACATGCACCTTGCACCTTTTGGGCAGTTACGCGCAAGAAAAAAATGACACAAGTTAACAGCGGCTACTGTCAAGGTGTGGTGAGAAAAGGGGAATGAGAGAACCAAGGGCTCAAGCGGAAGGAGAGTGGCTTAGGCATGTTCTTTCCAATTTTACTCGCAATCCCAGACGGACGTCTGAGGAAAATACTCAAGTAGTGCAGTGAAAGGAAAAATTCTAACCTCGACCGTAATTACCGCGTGTCCATCGTGGCTAAGATCTAGTCAAAAGATCAGCCGACCATTCCTACGTTTATTAAGCGAAGGCCGAACCCATCGGGTGAGTGAAATTGTACCCCAACTGCCGGCCAACAGAAAATTAaagttcgttttttttcttaaaaaccTAACCATAGGTTTGGTCGTACGTAATACCGTACGAAACGCCGGTCGTAGTGCCGTAAGCCGTACCCACTACAGTCTCGTCACCTTACCACACATATAAGTACCCATCGTACCGATCGACTACAGTATGTGTTAGCCGTCTTCGCCCCCaaatcttctttcggcgtggcGTCTGCATACATGTGAGCATCACTGTATTTACCGCAGCGTTTACCGGCGTGggtccacacacatacaagccttGCTCGGCCTACACCAGTGAAAAACGGTCGATTGGCTTATATCTACGCGTGCagtgacatacatatgtacatatgtgtgaaaTTGACTATTCCCTCTTCAGTGACTTTCGTCATTGCTAAGTCGCTTACGCCGCCTGCATACGAACAATAACGCTAAAGGAGAAGACAATTACCGGTGCCGTAATACTGTTTGCGTTGCTGATGAAGTCATTCGGTGTCTCGATCATGATGGCTATGCCCATGCATTTCTTCATATTAGAataatactttggaaccccaCTATTGTACTGACCCTAGGATTAACATTAAAAGTTAAATTCGTGTGATTCGGTTTGTTTGGTTTATCATAAAGAAATGTGCAACTAGAAGGAAAGGAACTAAAACTAATACTCGCGCATATCGCCTATCTACTCTGACACACTGATATTTACAAGTTTTCAGCCACCCTCATCGACcacatggaagcgctttcatcgtTGGATTTGATCGTAATGTGAGTGATAACCTGTGAACGTTTGCTATATGTGAATTCAAAATTTTACGCAAGTCGAAGCAACCTTAAAGATTCCATGCCTCGACCGTAAACTTCCCAGCCGTACTGTAACGCTGACCAATCCAATTGTTCACGTGTTTGTTTTGCTCTGCTCTTTCGCAAGCAATGTAACTTTCTGCAACTCCGAATCTATCGACAACCGAACTTGTGATTGGGATTACCCCACAAGCAATTGCTGTGCACTTTAAAGATGCATCCATCCGTCccttgtttttgcatttaaactgaaaacccttcgaatatatttctatttgtgtatataattatatataattAGTTGACCCTAGTCTACTAAGATCTTTCATCatgatatttttatacccgatactcaaaatgagtattggggtatattagatttgtggtaaaagtggatgtgtgtaacgtccagaaggaatcgtttccgaccccattaagtatatatattcttgatcagcatcaatagccgagtcgattgagccctgtctgtctgtccgtctgtccgtctgtccgtccgtccgtctgtccgtccccttcagcgcctagtgctcaaagactataagagctagagcaacgatgttttggacccagacttctgtgatatgtcactgctacaaaaatatttcaaaacttcgcatcgcccacttccgcccccacaaaggacgaaaatctgtggcatccacaattttaaagatatgagaaaaccaaaaacgtagaattgtagagaatgaccatatctttaagactgcggaatctgaattggatcgcatcaagaaaacaattcattttttctcgccctgtctctctctaacacacacgtagcataggcggctttgcttagagtaaaacattagcgcctagatctcagagactacaaaagctagagcaacaaaatttggtatccacactccaaatatatcggaccgagacgagtttgtttcaaaatttcgccacacccccttccgcccccgcaaaggacgaaaatctggggatattcaaaaatctcagagactattaaggctagagtaaccaaatttggtatccgcactcctgttagatcttactataaaacgtgtatctcaaaatttcaccccacccccttccgcccaaacaaaggacgaaaatctgttgcatccacaatattgtacattcgagaaaactaaaaacgcagaatcatagataatgaccatatctatcagattgctgaatctggatcagatcagatcagatcatttttatagccaataggaacaaatcaatttgcagtggctacgcagcgcccgacgtcacgctcagactgattttctgtctctctcgcacgcactctttgtcgtgtcgtttaatattagcggcgtctgccggaggagagccatactgacttagtatcgggtataactgtagagttgcggtgtccgcagcaactcacaacgttccccctcgttatatatataattaatctTAATTGCAGCTTATTTGAACATATTATCCTTATTACTTTAGTAgcctttatacatatatatctaccCTCTTAGCAGCCATGAGAGCTTGTAGAAAAGTTTAATGAATAAACTGTTTGTAATGAAGTCCCGTTAATTGTTGCCGTTATTAAGGATCATGTGGCGCCGAGATGACGTAACCTAGCAGAAGTAGAGCGTTTATTTTAGGGATCGTTACCCATTACTCAGCCTATTTGGACCGGTGCGatcaaggaagggtgggcaTACCGAGTTGCAATGACACCGCAAGCAACTCCCGCTCGAATTAGTTCCGCTGACTCATCTCCCTACACTGTCATTTtctctgtaaatttcttccgTCTGAACCTTGAACCGCACGCGaaacttatttttattgtctttGCTCCTAGTGCTCGAGCTCGTGACGCGATCTCTCCCTACCCCACCCCCACTCTACCCGACTAACCATGAGACCGGCAGCAACGCGTGCATGGATCTTGATCATACCctccatctgctcgtctaccGCTTCAGATCCTAGCCTCCTGCTTCGTTATCTGTTacagtatcgggtataacgagggggaacgttgtgaccGCGGCGACCTCAACTcaacatttatacccgatacttagtcagtatgggtcttctccggcagacaccgctaatattaaaggacacgacaaaaagtgcgtgcgagaatGACAGATAATCTGggcgtgtcgtcgggcgctgcgtagccactgaaaattgattcgTTCCTTtaggctataaaaatgatcccatctgatccagattcagcaatctgatagatatggtcattctctatgagtTTTCTAGTAtgttcaatattgtggatgccacagattttcgtcgtttgtgggggcggaagcgagtggggtgaaattttgaaacaaacttgtcaaggtccgatatcacaggagtgtggataccaaatttggttactctagctcttatagacACTGAGAGCCTTGAATTCACATcttgcaataggcaaagccgaccatgaaacctgtgtgttagagagagacagagtgagagagaatgaagttgttttcttgattctggctataatatttaaaagatctggttcagattttgcactttagaagatataAGATatcccgcccccacaaaggacgaaaatctgttgcatccacaatattgcacattcgagaatcatagataatgaccatatctatcagattgctgaatctggatcagatcggatcatttttgtagccaaaggcaagaaatcaatttgcagtggctacgcagcgcacgacgtcacgctcagacttattttctgtctctctcgcacgcactctttgtcgtgtcgtttactattagcggcgtctgccggaggagagccatactgactaagtatcgggtataaatgtagagttgcggtctccgcagcaactcaaaacgttccccctcgttaatttttaaatttgaGTTTGGCATTGTTGGTCCCACGAGTAGACGGGAAGGGTTTAGTCACCCGGGGCATAGCCCGCGTGCCCGGGAAGTCTGATGTAAACTGGAGGTCTACAGGTATCCCTGTTCCCTAGGGCGTAAAGCACAGTCGCCTCGGATTCAGGACAAGCCAAGAATCCGAGACGCCTGTGCCCCGTTCCGAGATTACAGTTgtgaagaataggccccccatatcccttccaaatctttccagtgtgccaccctcaacctcaacttcctcttcctcaacttcccgtcttgcttccacttttccaaaaaactaacttctcttttagtaacctatcagaatgtaagaggcttgcgtagtaagctcagcattcttttccgggatagtgttgcatttgcttcccacgttattgtgtttactgaaacctggttaaagccagacattcttagttccgaggttttggcaggtcggtacacaacttttagaaaggaccgttcgtctcgacgggcagggggggttctaattgcagtggactcttacttcacgtcggaacacttcacagtccaagttcaactggaattcctgtgtgtaaaactgattcttcccgctttcgctatattcattacttgctcgtatatcccacctttttcggatatttcaatttatgagcagcacttgtccgctttaaccgctgtttcttcctcgctatctgataaagatcgtatgatagttcttggtgacttcaacttgccaggaactgtttggtcttcggtaaacgagtctagtatcctagtgcccatgtcacgacatgactttgttgacggcttgcttgacctatccctgtctcaagtcaaccatgtgaaaaattccttgggtcgattgcttgatctgtgctttgtatcggatccgaccatagtgttgttaacccgagcccttccgctcactatacctgaagacgcctaccaccctactttcgaggtgtcgctagatataggaccaactgtattggatcggtcgagtaggctgcccgaacgtgtccgctgctttcgtaaagccgagtttgcgaagcttaataacctcattagggattttgattggtccgctttgtacttgtgcacttatatcataaaaggcacaaacattttttacaatgctcttggcacatttttcgattcttgtgtcccgctttcttgtccgactagatctggaaaacccccttggtttaccaaagagttatccagtctaaaaaacttaaaatcaagactttataaaaaatttcaagaagtgggttctcctacttctcactctcgctatgtattagctcggtcaaacttttcagttcttaatgctcaatgctataagaactacctatctcgatgcaggatacgtttttctcaggaccctaaacagttttacagcttcgtaaacagtaagcgtagaacgtccgcacacccatcctcgctatcattttgtaatacgtcgacaaataatgatcaggcaattgccgatctttttgcccaattcttccaaaccacctattctgaggaaagctactctggtcatccgtacccatacggtttaccgaggtcgaacggcattttcagtcccttgttaaatgaatgtttcctacttcatgatcttcgactagttaagccggtgttttcaccgggtccagacggggttccaggttgtgtactcaggtactgcgccgaggctctgtgtggacctttgcttaaactattcaccctatccattgattcttcttgcttcccccgatctggaaggaatcgtttataattcctctccataaaaaaggtagcaagtctgatgcaaaaaattatagaggtatagcaaagttatccgctattcctaaaatgtttgagagggttttaactccgcacttgcaacatctctgcaagtcacttatatctccaactcagcatggatttataaggcggcgatcaaccaccacgaacttgttagagtttacctctttcattattaaaggctttcaaggtaacttacagacggatgttatttacaccgacttcagtaaagcattcgactctgtaaaccattcccttttagcgcataaacttgaccttttagggtttccgcccaacctcctgagatggatttctagctatctttgttctaggtctcaaagagtcctcttcaaaaactccctctctttaccagtaaaggtttcttcgggagtaccacaaggcagccatctaggccccttactcttcacactctttattaatgacttaccttcagtattaacatactctcgagtacttatgtatgcggatgatgttaaactctgtgtccagtacaaggacatttcatttcattctcgcttgcaatccgatctcaataactttcagtcatggtgttgtgcaaacttgttacaccttaatgcctcgaaatgcaaagttatgacatttcatcgtttggtggttctcttgagagaattaccctggtggatgatctgggtgttatgttagaccccaagttaaagttttccgaacacatttctaccatagtaaataaggccatgggcgtgcttgggtttataaagaggtggtcaaaggaatttgacgacccctatataacaaagactctctatacctcgcttgttcgtccgatcttagaatacggctcctgtgtatggtgccctcagtacaaagtacaccaggaccgtatagaatcagtacaaaaaaactttttactctttgctctgcgggccttaactgggatgcgggtgtaagactcccatcttactctagtagactactattagtaaacctcccatccttagttaaccgtagaaaaatgcttggtgtgatatttatgcacaacttgatcaggggtgacatagacagccctgatctgttgagccgcataaacttcacgattcctattagactgactagaaattttataccgttgttccttccactttgtagatcgaattattccttgcatgaaccgtttagggtcttatgctcggattataattccctctaccatattatatccaccactaattctcttcctcttattaaattattaatccttacacacctttctattaattagtaactgtagtggtatttgtactttgattgcatgcttagtttcttagtaagtttagtactaattttcctcgaatgttagtctaatagctatctttcttgcatgttcgcgtttggttcggctacgcaccgcgcgtcatgcggcagcgcccctcggtcggttgggcgggaggagggctgcgttttgcctgggatccgcgcgtaacagccttctgctggcgacacacgggccacttgacggtgcagtaactgcatcgcctcttgaaagatgcagtcattgcatgtcaacgtccacaacaACAAGCATGTAAACGTCCTGTCTGGTAACGTTGGTAACATCGTAATAGTCTTCCACCATCCTCTGAATAATGTCATCCAATGATACAGCTAGGAGGCAAGACCGCGGTGAAGGCAAGTGTGATTTCCCGCTTACCGGCCCAAAGACAACCCAGCCCAGCTCGGTTGCAGCCGCATATGGTCCCTGTCCGGCAAACGTCACGATCTAATTGGAAATCCCAAATGTCCGTGATCCAGTCCAATGAATATCTTCGTCACTGCGTTTGTTTGGGGCCTAATTGGCAGGCTAGCATTAACGCCTTAAACATCTCGTCGGTGTAGAGTCAGCATCGGCATGCTCAGGCTCGAAACGGAATACACGTTTCACAACGCATAGCGAATTGGCTTGCCTGTTCCACGATGGTTAGCTCCCTGGAGGATCCACCTCCAAACCACTGAATATTTAGATGTCTGGCGGAGAAGCTCCGTTGAAGTCCCTCAGCCTTTAACTGCATGTTGCCCTCCCCACAGATTGGACAACCTCTGAGACGGCTCTCTTTTTGCTCGCCGCGGTATTGGTCGATCCCTGCATGTAGCAATCGGCGCCTTGGTTCCCACCCTTCGATGTCCACGATAGTACACACCACGATAGCGCACCACGCACTAAAATGCACAATAGTTGGGAAAGGTATAATCGTCACAGCATGCCTTGCCCACTCCACTCGCTTGCTTGTACGGAGTTTGGCCACAAGTTCTTCAGAAGTGTTGGGTTGCTTAAATGCTGATCTGCCCTCGCTGACTGCAAGAAGGCAGTGAGATTACTCACACGGCTTGCAAAGGGAATAATCTTCGTCAGGCTGTGCTCCGAAATATTGGGCACCTCTCGTATTCCACTCAGCTGGCTGCGTACAAGCTACTCCGGTCGACCATATCTGAAACACAGCTGCTCCACAACAGCTCTCACGTTGCTCGGATGAATCAAGAAAGACTTGACGGTCTCGCGGTCTTCATCCTTCAGTGCCTTCAACACGCGTTGGTTGTTCTCCGGATTTGTACAGTTGTACGCTTGCGTTGTCTCAGTATATGTACAAAGAAAGATCGTCCAATCCTCGGGCTGACCTTCAAATACTGGCAGATCAGGAAGCTTGCGGGGCATATAGTTTCCACTGCTTCCATTTGGTGTCGTCCAGACGTACGATCCAGCTAGTGGCGTCGGCGTCGTGACGTTACAGATGCCTACACACGGCGGCACGACTCCATGCGCTGTCTGCGCTGTACTGGCTGCGCAAAATGGCGTAAAATAGCTGCTACTCGCAAGCAGTGGTGGTCCGCTATAGGATGGCGACTGCTCACTCCGTCCCCGTTAGGTATTACGTGCTCACATTGTTCTGGGCTCTTGCCCCTTGTCCTTTTCAGCTCCTGCTCCAACGATGCAATTCTCTCCAAGAGATCCAGCAGTAGAGGTGGCTCGTTCTGTCCAAGTGCGGAAACTCCTGCTGTGGTCGTAAAACTTCTGGTCGTAAAACTACCAAGGTGGCCGTAATGGTTTGGCTAGGAATCAGCGGAGCCGACGTAACGTTACTTTCGACTTCGGCGGCCTGTTTCCTGCACCACTACTTCCAGATTGCGAAGACGCACTAGTTGTTGTGGAGGTGGATTGCCCCTCCATTATTCGGTTACTTTTTCTGGGAGAATTTTGCATCCTTCTATTTCCCAGAAGCTCCAGATAATCGACGCTCCCTGCGTCTGCTTTGGGTCGCTGCCTGCAGCCCAGTCCAAATATCCACGCTGTCCGCGTTCCTCTGGGCGCTGCCTGCAGCCCAGCTCATATCGACGCTGCCTGCATCCCTAGAAATTCTCTAACTGGAGGTGATTGACTGCCTGTACTCCAGCGCAAATTGCCCTTGCAGTTCCTTGCCTGGGACTGTGATAAAAATACCATGTCGGTGGTCACGCGGAGATGCCTTTAACAGCATCAATCAATCGGCAACAGTTATTGTCGcatgcagctgctgctgctggcccctGCTGGTTCTGAGCTGCCGCACCGCTGCTAAGCTGTTTTATTCTATGAAGTACATCGATACATAACCTAGCAAAATATCGCCAAAAAATTCTTACCGCAGTATGTCCTCCTGCTTTAACCACGAGACAGTGAAACAGTGAAGCTTAAAACCCAGGCGGCACCTCATGGTAGCCGAAAGTATGTCCGTTCGTTTGTAGCTAGAAATTCACCTTTTATCGATATACATTAAATACTAGATCTAATACTACCCCGCCTATAGCGGTCAATTATCGTCCGACGACACTTACCATACTCTTTTTACGTTTGGTTTGTTCTTTTTCATGGCTTTATATAGTTTATTTTGTATAACTTTCATTTTATTAGATATAAAGACTTTTATAATTGATAgaaaataaaactaatcaCTCTTGTATATAATAGTTTCATCCTTAAATTTGTGCATCTGTTCATACCAAATGTCCTCAAAAGTAGTGTCCACCTCACCGCAAAATGTCGGAAATGGCGGAGCTTGCTTCAGCTTCCGCAGGGGCAAAATCGTATCGTATATATATACGAGGCCACCGGTAGGTCCAGGCACTGAGCTACCTTGCACCCACATGACATTGTACTTTGCGTTAGTGCGCCAAATTCGCAGGCCTTTAAGAACACGCGAACGATTACCCATATGACCAGGCATCTTTGTACCAGGCCAGACACGTCCCTTTTCGCCACCACCTCCAATGTTACCGGGACGGCGATGAGTCTTGGTAACGCCATGTGAAGCAGGCATGCCCTTGTAGCCGTGTCGCTTGACTACACCTTGGAAGCCGTGGTCCACGCTATAACGAAAAGCCAGACAAATTAAAAGCTATTAGACCATTcattaatctaaatataacTAAAATTCCATTTTAATATTGCAAAGTTAGATAGTACAGAAAAATTCATCAAGaattttgcatttaaattgttAAGCAGGTTTTATTTATACATAGTTGGCAATCACAATGACACGAAGCCATCTCTCAGTTCGCAAATATCGTTTCACAGTTTCGTGGTGTCTGAGCAAATCTCTTATTTGAGGGACACATTGAGAAAAGATCAAATCAGTTTTTGCTCAATTCACTCAAGCAAAGACAGATTTTTTAGCCTCTTTTGCTACTGTCTTTCACTGGGCAATTTGTTGCGAACAAACGACAAAGGTGTCTTTTGCGTATGAACATATGCGTGCTTGTTAGAGTGGTTCCTATTTGACTATTGACGCTTAAAAAAACTAGCAAAAGTCAGAAACTTTGCAAATCTATAAAAAATCTTGTATGTGTGTAAAGTGTTGTTAGTGTTGTCGTCTCGACCGGACACAAAAAACAtataacacaagcgaagacACAGAAAatgttctgctcagtgagagagCGAGTGTACGtggttttctgttttgtcAGTGACCAGACCGACCACACAGgaaaaaagtgttgaccgCTATTTTCGAGCTCTGCTCAAAGCACTTTTAATTCATAGTTTTTGAATTTCTGatttgtcttatttattatattttgtaATCCCTTTATTTTGATTTTACGATAATTCTAGTGAAATTTCGAGTGGAATTAGCCATTTATTGTCATATAAAGTTTCTATGTTGCAAGCTTTGCAATAAATAAACGAGGaagaacgttgtgagtttctACAGCGACCGCagctctacatttatacccgatacatagtcggtacggctctcctccgccagACAGCGCTAacattgaacgacacgacagaGTGCGTAGCgacagaaaattgatttgttacttttggctataataataatccgatctgatcaaAATTCGGCAGTCTGGTacatatggtcattctctatgattgcggatgccacagattttcgtcctttgcggagcGGAAGTGAGTGgcgcaaaattttgaaatacacttgtaacagtgacatatcgcagaagtctggatacaaaatgtcgttgctctagctctagtcttagagcactaggcgctcatagggacggacagacagacaggactcaatcgactcggccattgatgctgatcaacaatatataaattttaattttatttctttcaatttttattttattttattcggtTTGAGATAGGCGTGGCGACGGCCGACGCGGTTGATTTCTCCCCCCGAACTAATCTACTGCTTTGTTTGGCATTGTTGGTCCCACGAGTAGACGGGAAGGGTTTAGTCACCCGGGGCATAGCCCGCGTGCCCCGGGAAGTCTGATGTAAACTGGAGGTCTACAGGTATCCCTGTTCCCTAGGGCGTAAAGCACAGTCGCCTCGGATTCAGGACAAGCCAAGAATCCGAGACGCCTGTGCCCCGTTCCGAGATTACAGTTgtgaagaataggccccccatatcccttccaaatctttccagtgtgccaccctcaacctcaacttcctcttcctcaacttcccgtcttgcttccacctttccaaaaaactaacttctcttttagtaacctatcagaatgtaagaggcttgcgtagtaagctcagcattcttttccgggatagtgttgcatttgcttcccacgttattgtgtttactgaaacctggttaaagccagacattcttagttccgaggttttggcaggtcggtacacaacttttagaaaggaccgttcgtcatgacgggcagggggggttctaattgcagtggactcttacttcacgtcggaacacttcacagtccaagttcaactggaattcctgtgtgtaaaactgattcttcccgctttcgctatattcattacttgctcgtatatcccaccttcttcggatatttcaatttatgagcagcacttgtccgctttaaccgctgtttcttcctcgctatctgataaagatcgtatgatagttcttggtgacttcaacttgccaggaactgtttggtcttcggtaaacgagtctagtatcctagtgcc contains:
- the LOC117186110 gene encoding 39S ribosomal protein L3, mitochondrial-like yields the protein MGGLFFTTLLICLAFRYSVDHGFQGVVKRHGYKGMPASHGVTKTHRRPGNIGGGGEKGRVWPGTKMPGHMGNRSRVLKGLRIWRTNAKYNVMWVQGSSVPGPTGGLVYIYDTILPLRKLKQAPPFPTFCGEVDTTFEDIWYEQMHKFKDETIIYKSD